In Natrinema pellirubrum DSM 15624, the following proteins share a genomic window:
- a CDS encoding RNA-guided endonuclease InsQ/TnpB family protein, which produces MLEVHRTHQAKILNHGQVEESLDRHGWSASKLWNVANYYSREVWDETGEIPDHGDLKDELKTHNKYKGLHSQSSQRVLEELAESFNSWYGSEDDRDNPPGYRKENYYDQQGRRVHEEHPRSTVTWKQKGIRHDSKNDRVRLSKGRNHKEYPRAREYILVEYETAPGVTVENLQQVRAVYDNSNGHWELHLVCKDEVETPDAPGTETAGIDLGICNFATVAYSTEEADLYPGNRLKQDGYYFPKEIAKCDDSGGEEATRLHAKWSERRTHFFHSLAKHIVQRCVEKQVGRINVGDLEGIREDEDGGSKNWGRHGNLDLHGWAFDRFTDLLEYKAKVEGIEVVEVSERDTSKTCCMCGRENESQRVERGLYVCEECDAAFNADVNGAENIRLDMNESNSESSASLDGDRSTGWLAQPGVYLYDLSSGFQPQDQVVDCKP; this is translated from the coding sequence ATGCTGGAAGTCCACCGAACCCACCAAGCGAAAATCCTCAACCACGGTCAGGTAGAGGAGTCGCTTGACAGGCACGGCTGGTCAGCCAGCAAGCTCTGGAACGTCGCTAACTACTACTCCCGCGAAGTATGGGATGAAACGGGTGAAATCCCCGATCACGGAGACCTCAAAGACGAGTTGAAGACCCACAACAAGTACAAAGGACTACACAGTCAGTCCAGTCAGCGCGTTCTGGAGGAACTCGCTGAATCCTTCAACTCGTGGTACGGCTCCGAAGACGACAGGGACAACCCACCCGGCTACCGCAAAGAAAACTACTACGACCAACAGGGTCGTCGCGTCCACGAAGAACACCCGCGTAGCACGGTGACGTGGAAACAGAAAGGCATCCGTCACGACTCAAAGAACGATCGGGTTCGCCTCTCAAAAGGTCGAAATCACAAAGAGTACCCCCGAGCGAGAGAGTACATCCTCGTTGAGTACGAAACCGCACCCGGCGTCACCGTCGAAAATCTACAACAGGTTCGCGCCGTCTACGACAACTCAAACGGGCACTGGGAACTACACCTCGTCTGTAAAGACGAAGTTGAGACTCCTGACGCTCCCGGCACCGAGACGGCAGGTATCGACCTCGGTATCTGTAACTTCGCTACCGTTGCGTACAGTACCGAGGAAGCCGACCTCTACCCCGGCAACCGGCTGAAACAGGACGGCTACTACTTCCCAAAAGAGATCGCCAAGTGCGACGATTCGGGTGGCGAAGAAGCCACCCGTCTACACGCGAAATGGTCGGAGCGGCGCACTCACTTCTTCCACAGTCTCGCCAAACATATCGTTCAGCGGTGTGTTGAAAAACAAGTTGGTCGTATCAACGTGGGGGACTTGGAGGGTATCCGAGAGGACGAAGATGGTGGCTCAAAGAACTGGGGTCGGCACGGAAACCTCGACTTGCACGGGTGGGCGTTCGACCGCTTCACGGACCTTCTCGAATACAAGGCGAAGGTCGAGGGTATCGAGGTTGTGGAAGTATCTGAGCGTGACACGAGCAAGACGTGTTGTATGTGTGGGAGAGAAAACGAGAGTCAGCGTGTTGAACGTGGTCTGTACGTCTGCGAGGAGTGTGATGCGGCGTTCAACGCTGACGTGAATGGGGCGGAGAACATCCGTCTCGACATGAACGAAAGTAACTCCGAGTCTTCGGCCAGTTTGGACGGGGATAGGAGTACCGGCTGGTTGGCACAGCCCGGAGTCTACCTGTATGACTTGTCCAGCGGATTCCAACCGCAGGATCAAGTGGTAGACTGCAAACCCTAA
- a CDS encoding toxin-antitoxin system TumE family protein codes for MPQEPLFQYTHVEAGLVENVVLRPTDDTETYPSGWKYTLHLGTLDDLTLVRYDNSHEDTKGHEHHTAAGDRDDVEFPGMEDRLVEFWASADEYWEAVGGNPPRPH; via the coding sequence ATGCCGCAAGAGCCGCTCTTCCAGTACACGCACGTCGAGGCCGGCCTGGTCGAGAACGTCGTGCTTCGGCCGACTGATGACACCGAGACATACCCCTCAGGCTGGAAGTACACGCTCCACTTGGGCACACTCGATGACCTCACGCTCGTCCGGTATGACAACTCGCACGAGGACACGAAGGGCCACGAGCACCACACCGCGGCCGGTGACAGAGACGACGTCGAATTTCCCGGGATGGAAGACCGGCTCGTCGAGTTCTGGGCGAGCGCGGACGAGTACTGGGAGGCCGTCGGCGGCAACCCGCCCCGACCACACTGA
- a CDS encoding HepT-like ribonuclease domain-containing protein yields the protein MTEVLDYLDDILEAVEKIERFTEGMDYAEFVEDSTTVDSLLRNFEVIDEAAKNVPESDLGVIVEQAVTAYQRAVDGGW from the coding sequence ATGACCGAGGTCCTCGACTATCTCGACGACATTCTCGAAGCCGTCGAGAAGATCGAGCGCTTCACGGAGGGAATGGACTACGCGGAGTTCGTCGAGGACTCGACGACTGTCGACTCCCTCCTTCGGAACTTCGAGGTGATCGATGAGGCAGCGAAGAACGTTCCGGAGTCCGACCTCGGCGTGATCGTCGAGCAAGCCGTGACCGCGTACCAGCGCGCCGTCGACGGCGGGTGGTGA
- a CDS encoding HVO_A0114 family putative DNA-binding protein, translating to MTTLQITVGDREQLRQDTLQFVQDSDADDLDSQDGKATLQFGTYDDFVDSLTPLRLELIRAIAEETPESMREAARLVDRDVSDVHSDLKQLEVLGILTLEAGGPSGAIQPVVPFDRIEVHIDYPLIDRDDADSASASA from the coding sequence ATGACCACGCTCCAGATCACCGTCGGCGACCGAGAACAGCTTCGCCAAGACACGCTCCAGTTCGTCCAGGACAGCGACGCTGACGACCTCGACAGCCAGGATGGAAAAGCGACGCTCCAGTTCGGAACCTACGACGACTTCGTTGACAGTCTTACCCCACTCCGCCTCGAGCTCATCCGGGCGATCGCGGAGGAGACTCCTGAGAGTATGCGCGAGGCGGCCCGTCTCGTCGATCGCGATGTGTCTGATGTCCACTCGGACCTGAAGCAGCTCGAAGTGCTGGGTATCCTCACTCTCGAAGCGGGCGGGCCCAGCGGCGCGATCCAGCCCGTTGTCCCGTTCGATCGGATCGAGGTTCACATCGACTACCCGCTTATCGATCGCGACGACGCCGATAGCGCCTCCGCGAGTGCGTAG
- a CDS encoding ParA family protein, with product MTESPRGWGVTPSTGIPTIAFGNQKGGTGKTTATINSAAALASRDHDVLAIDMDPQADMTKGLGLGPGDDNDPSSPKNDLPNTLATDDANLLDVLVDNPRTDNTTLSEIVIRSDDYEHLNFDLVPSHKDMGLARDWMDDAGARLSLKVALEELIDGGYDYDYILIDCPPDLSVLTDAAFIAAQNVFLAAQTQATSRDALDDLWDQLESIEDNQQIEIAIVGLLANMYRDDGQSQKFLDAFDESYASLAPIFKLPMRVAIQRAWDNGCDIFEWEDANDQQVERELFLEVAETMERAFDKTQVEV from the coding sequence ATGACCGAGTCACCTCGTGGCTGGGGCGTCACACCATCGACTGGTATCCCCACGATCGCCTTCGGCAATCAGAAAGGCGGGACTGGGAAAACAACGGCGACGATAAACAGCGCCGCGGCACTGGCCTCTCGAGACCACGATGTCCTCGCGATCGATATGGATCCACAGGCCGATATGACGAAGGGGCTGGGATTGGGGCCAGGCGATGATAACGATCCGTCAAGCCCGAAGAACGATCTTCCAAATACGCTCGCGACCGATGACGCAAATCTCCTCGATGTCCTCGTTGACAATCCGCGCACGGACAACACAACGCTTTCAGAAATTGTGATCCGCAGCGACGACTACGAACACCTGAATTTCGATCTGGTGCCGAGCCACAAGGACATGGGGCTTGCCCGAGATTGGATGGACGATGCAGGTGCTCGTCTCTCGTTAAAAGTTGCTCTGGAAGAGCTGATTGACGGCGGATACGACTACGATTATATCTTGATAGACTGCCCACCTGATCTCTCGGTTTTGACGGATGCAGCGTTTATCGCGGCACAAAACGTTTTCCTGGCTGCCCAGACCCAAGCGACATCACGGGATGCTCTGGATGACCTCTGGGATCAGCTAGAATCCATCGAAGATAACCAGCAAATCGAGATAGCGATCGTAGGGCTACTGGCCAACATGTACCGAGACGATGGGCAATCACAGAAGTTCCTGGATGCATTCGACGAGTCATATGCGTCACTAGCCCCGATTTTCAAACTCCCAATGCGGGTGGCGATACAGCGTGCGTGGGACAACGGCTGCGATATTTTCGAGTGGGAAGACGCGAACGACCAGCAAGTCGAGCGCGAGCTCTTCCTAGAGGTTGCTGAGACAATGGAACGAGCGTTCGACAAGACGCAGGTGGAGGTGTAA
- a CDS encoding RNA-guided endonuclease InsQ/TnpB family protein, translated as MDDALRRTVPVKLDVPEERRGDLHQTKAQFLHCANRTSEWAWRYDDYCVTNKSKAENALYDELREETDLTANLVQKGIRRAIEAVQSGVEKLKQGEQTSQPEFDSWSVVYDKRSASFNDDYATLSTPDGRVTAEYVLPPEDEREDTPFGRYYESEAWDASIATLQYDEQEDAFYLHVTLKNPNYEGDGTERQESESRSEGAENGVVLGVDLNVTGAFAVTSTGEFIGSADSLTHKRNQYEQRRAKLQQTGTRSAHLTMQSIGSRLSDWSLDWLHNRANDLITEAQDADVDGIIFETLDHIRENIANGSKFQQWAYAKFVELVEYKVESTELFVDTVNPAYTSQRCSHCGFTHEDNRDDKAFECQSCGYEVNADYNAAKNIANRYCGYIHRGQKSRGGWATSQLALKSGTLSVNGDYTPTELLG; from the coding sequence ATGGACGATGCGCTACGACGCACCGTGCCGGTCAAACTCGACGTACCAGAAGAGCGTCGTGGCGACCTCCATCAAACCAAAGCTCAGTTCTTGCACTGCGCCAACCGCACGAGCGAGTGGGCGTGGCGCTACGACGACTACTGTGTCACCAACAAGAGCAAAGCCGAAAACGCCCTGTACGACGAGTTGCGCGAGGAAACCGACCTCACCGCCAACCTCGTCCAGAAAGGCATTCGACGCGCCATCGAAGCCGTCCAAAGCGGCGTCGAGAAACTGAAGCAAGGCGAACAAACGAGTCAACCCGAGTTCGACTCGTGGAGCGTCGTCTACGACAAACGCTCTGCGTCATTCAACGACGACTACGCCACGCTCTCTACCCCCGACGGCAGAGTCACTGCTGAATACGTCCTCCCACCCGAGGACGAACGCGAAGACACGCCGTTCGGCAGGTACTACGAGAGTGAGGCGTGGGATGCGTCGATCGCCACGCTTCAGTACGACGAACAGGAGGATGCGTTCTACCTGCATGTCACGCTGAAGAACCCGAACTACGAGGGTGACGGAACGGAACGCCAAGAAAGCGAGTCACGTAGTGAGGGTGCCGAGAACGGAGTGGTTCTCGGTGTTGACCTGAACGTGACTGGCGCGTTCGCTGTCACCTCCACAGGCGAGTTCATCGGCAGTGCGGACTCCCTCACCCACAAGCGCAACCAGTACGAACAACGCCGCGCCAAACTGCAACAGACGGGTACACGGTCGGCTCACCTCACGATGCAGTCCATCGGCAGTCGGCTCTCGGATTGGTCATTGGACTGGCTCCACAACCGCGCCAACGACCTCATCACGGAAGCCCAAGACGCGGACGTGGACGGCATCATTTTCGAGACCCTTGACCACATCCGCGAGAACATTGCGAACGGGTCGAAGTTCCAGCAGTGGGCCTACGCGAAGTTCGTGGAACTCGTCGAGTACAAGGTCGAGTCTACGGAGTTGTTCGTGGATACCGTGAATCCGGCGTACACGAGTCAGCGTTGCTCGCACTGTGGGTTTACCCACGAGGACAATCGTGACGACAAGGCGTTTGAGTGCCAATCATGTGGGTACGAAGTGAACGCGGATTATAATGCCGCGAAGAACATCGCAAATCGGTACTGCGGGTATATCCATCGCGGGCAGAAGTCTCGCGGTGGATGGGCCACCAGTCAACTGGCCCTCAAGTCAGGGACGTTGAGCGTGAACGGCGACTACACGCCTACCGAACTACTCGGTTAG